A genomic window from bacterium includes:
- a CDS encoding PQQ-binding-like beta-propeller repeat protein: MAGTRNPTRRAVSLALIVLSLSLAAALCQGEAHAWKNVPLKERRVEKLPYSPQWVSALKKGKFFKYKRKENASPLVHGDLIFVGSDGGYFYAMKKKNGGKEWRFKTTGPVNSAPAFWNDRVLFGDDDGRIYAVSIPDGKEAWRAELGSEILSAPAVGGDRVYVATAEGKVSALSAADGRLLWEGGRKREFTGRIQMTIRGNASPAPDPSGDRVFVGYSDGVVQALSASGGKVLWEKSLAQEKARGFSDVDGTPLVEADRVYVATFDGGLYALSKQNGKVLWSQPQGSGVRLLAAGDLLVAAASNGHLIAYQKKDGTRVWDSPIGRGALTAPVAYKDLIAVGLSDKTMNFVDAEDGHVIARRFARKGIYSDPVVDEDRIYYLSNGGRLYSLRLVR; encoded by the coding sequence ATGGCTGGAACCAGAAACCCGACCCGCCGCGCCGTCTCCCTCGCGCTGATCGTCCTCAGCCTCAGCCTCGCCGCGGCCCTCTGCCAAGGCGAGGCCCACGCGTGGAAGAACGTTCCGCTCAAGGAACGGCGCGTCGAGAAGCTGCCCTACAGCCCTCAATGGGTCTCGGCGCTCAAAAAGGGCAAGTTCTTCAAATACAAACGCAAGGAAAACGCCTCGCCCCTCGTGCATGGAGACCTGATCTTCGTCGGCTCCGACGGCGGCTACTTTTACGCCATGAAGAAAAAGAACGGCGGCAAGGAGTGGCGCTTCAAGACCACGGGTCCGGTCAACTCCGCGCCTGCCTTCTGGAACGACCGGGTCCTCTTCGGGGACGACGACGGACGGATCTACGCGGTGTCGATCCCCGACGGCAAGGAGGCATGGAGGGCGGAACTGGGCTCTGAGATCCTTTCCGCCCCGGCCGTGGGCGGCGATCGCGTCTACGTTGCGACCGCGGAAGGGAAGGTCTCAGCCCTGAGTGCTGCGGACGGCCGTCTTCTCTGGGAGGGCGGAAGAAAGAGGGAGTTCACGGGCCGGATTCAGATGACCATCCGTGGCAACGCCTCCCCGGCGCCGGACCCTTCGGGCGACCGGGTGTTCGTGGGCTATTCGGACGGCGTCGTGCAGGCCCTGTCCGCCTCGGGGGGAAAGGTCCTTTGGGAGAAATCCCTCGCCCAGGAGAAGGCCAGGGGGTTCAGTGACGTCGACGGCACGCCCTTGGTGGAGGCCGACCGCGTTTACGTTGCGACTTTCGACGGCGGGCTTTACGCGCTCTCCAAGCAGAACGGCAAAGTCCTCTGGAGCCAACCGCAGGGCAGCGGCGTCCGCCTCCTGGCGGCGGGTGACCTCCTCGTCGCCGCCGCGTCGAACGGGCATCTGATCGCCTACCAGAAGAAGGACGGAACCCGCGTTTGGGATTCGCCGATCGGACGCGGGGCCCTGACCGCCCCCGTCGCCTATAAAGACCTGATCGCGGTGGGACTCTCCGACAAGACCATGAACTTCGTGGACGCGGAGGACGGGCACGTGATCGCCCGACGCTTCGCCAGAAAGGGAATCTATTCCGATCCGGTGGTGGATGAGGACAGGATCTACTATCTCTCCAACGGCGGGCGTCTCTACTCGCTGCGCTTGGTCCGCTGA
- a CDS encoding alpha/beta fold hydrolase, producing MMSRNGTNLVERLKKYAKETKRDLNTTLTYVKLAMEGNKVERLTDFSRCQHPVLLLYGFGATRRVFSILERRLRKDGFGVFSFNLGGMFDTFNTRCIEEMAQLVHDKVERLCQRYDLKKISVIGHSKGGLIGRYYVKRLGGAQRVRTLITLGTPHGGNPWALVGIFSPLAIFSRSLWQMYPMSPFIRKLQKGAWPKHVRFVSIYSKEDRVCFYKSSILDIPEGVTYMKNVLVPGLSHSDYLIRKTAYNLIKKELMTGEKQG from the coding sequence ATGATGTCTCGAAATGGCACAAACTTGGTCGAGCGACTCAAGAAATATGCCAAGGAGACCAAGAGGGATCTCAACACGACGCTGACCTACGTCAAGCTTGCCATGGAGGGAAACAAGGTCGAGCGTCTGACGGATTTCAGCCGATGCCAGCATCCGGTCCTCCTCCTCTACGGGTTTGGCGCGACACGGAGGGTCTTCAGCATACTGGAGCGCCGGCTCCGCAAGGACGGCTTCGGCGTCTTCAGTTTCAACCTGGGAGGCATGTTCGACACGTTCAATACGCGTTGCATCGAGGAAATGGCCCAGCTCGTCCACGACAAGGTCGAACGTCTCTGCCAGCGCTACGATCTAAAGAAGATCAGCGTGATCGGGCATTCCAAGGGCGGTCTCATCGGGCGCTACTACGTCAAGCGTCTCGGCGGGGCTCAACGCGTCCGCACCTTGATCACGCTCGGCACCCCGCACGGAGGGAATCCGTGGGCCCTGGTCGGCATCTTTTCGCCGCTCGCCATCTTCTCGCGCAGCCTCTGGCAGATGTACCCGATGTCGCCCTTCATCCGGAAACTTCAGAAAGGGGCCTGGCCCAAGCACGTGCGTTTTGTCTCGATCTATTCCAAGGAAGACCGCGTGTGTTTTTACAAGAGCTCGATCCTCGATATCCCCGAGGGCGTGACGTACATGAAGAACGTCCTCGTTCCGGGACTGAGCCACTCGGATTACCTGATCCGCAAGACCGCCTACAACCTCATCAAGAAGGAATTGATGACGGGGGAAAAACAGGGCTGA
- the der gene encoding ribosome biogenesis GTPase Der, protein MKPIVAIVGRPNVGKSTLFNRLVGGHRAITLDEPGVTRDRHYGHAHWDAREFVVVDTGGLFLDEQGKGAIEDKIREQVDLAIGEADVILFVMDAREGLLPDEAEIAQYLRRSGKRVFFVANKIDGPKNEETLTEFFSLGEDVLPVSAEHGYKVNDLLDRVVAPWPKLEEEVEDTAPKPIRLSVIGRPNVGKSSLLNRLLGEDRLVVHDAPGTTRDAIDTPVTVDGRDYLLIDTAGIRRRGTWASKVERYSVLNSLKAIERSDVCLLVLDATEGIHKQDAHVAGYAQEARRGVVVLWNKWDLIPAKDRKSFFTKYEDELPFFAHAPVLAVSAKTGEGCDTVWPAVNRLYDACGLRVPTSDVNRAFEGLIGAHNPPVFKGKPVKFFYATQTGVRPPTFIIFVSEPKGVHFSFKRYLANGFRRTFNFGGAPIEILFRRKRR, encoded by the coding sequence ATGAAACCAATCGTTGCCATCGTCGGCCGGCCCAACGTCGGCAAATCCACACTCTTCAACCGTTTGGTCGGAGGGCACCGGGCCATCACGCTCGACGAACCCGGCGTCACGCGCGACCGCCACTACGGCCACGCGCACTGGGACGCGCGCGAGTTCGTCGTCGTCGACACGGGCGGGCTTTTTCTGGACGAGCAGGGGAAGGGCGCGATCGAAGACAAGATCCGCGAACAGGTGGACCTGGCCATCGGTGAGGCGGACGTCATTCTCTTCGTCATGGACGCCCGCGAGGGGCTGCTGCCCGACGAGGCGGAGATCGCGCAATACCTTCGGCGATCGGGCAAACGCGTCTTCTTCGTGGCCAACAAGATCGACGGCCCGAAGAACGAAGAGACCCTCACGGAGTTCTTCTCGCTGGGCGAGGACGTCCTGCCGGTCTCCGCCGAGCACGGTTACAAGGTCAATGACCTCTTGGATCGAGTCGTCGCGCCGTGGCCAAAACTCGAAGAAGAGGTTGAGGATACGGCGCCCAAACCCATCCGCCTCTCCGTCATCGGCCGGCCGAATGTGGGCAAGTCCTCGCTCTTGAACCGTCTCCTGGGAGAAGACCGCCTGGTCGTCCACGACGCCCCGGGCACCACCCGGGACGCCATCGACACGCCCGTCACGGTGGACGGACGCGACTATCTCCTCATCGACACCGCGGGCATCCGCCGCCGCGGGACGTGGGCTTCCAAGGTCGAACGTTATTCCGTGCTGAACTCCCTCAAGGCGATCGAGCGTTCGGACGTGTGTTTGCTCGTCTTGGACGCGACCGAAGGCATCCATAAACAGGACGCGCACGTGGCGGGTTACGCCCAGGAGGCGCGCCGGGGCGTCGTGGTCCTTTGGAACAAGTGGGATCTCATCCCGGCCAAGGATCGAAAGTCGTTTTTCACCAAATACGAGGACGAGCTCCCGTTCTTCGCCCACGCGCCGGTGCTCGCCGTTTCGGCCAAGACCGGCGAGGGTTGCGACACCGTGTGGCCGGCCGTGAACCGGCTTTACGACGCCTGCGGGTTGCGCGTGCCGACGAGCGACGTCAACCGGGCCTTCGAGGGGCTGATCGGTGCCCACAACCCTCCGGTCTTCAAGGGCAAGCCGGTCAAGTTCTTCTACGCGACGCAAACGGGCGTCCGCCCGCCGACCTTCATCATCTTCGTGAGCGAGCCCAAAGGCGTGCATTTTTCGTTCAAGCGATATTTGGCCAACGGGTTCCGGAGGACCTTCAACTTCGGAGGGGCGCCGATCGAGATCCTATTCCGAAGAAAGAGACGATGA